The genomic region TCGCGGCCGGTCACGACCATGTCGCCGGCCTGGGACAGGGCCAAGGCCGCCAAGGCCGTGCCCCGGCGCAGCCCTTCGGCCAGCGAGCCGTCCAGCCAGCCGTCGATCACCCCGGCGGCGAAAGCGTCACCCGCGCCGAAGCGGTCGATGGTCTGGGCTGTGAGCGCCGGCACGCTCAGGAACCGGTCACCGTCGAGGGCGCAGGCGCCGCTCTCTCCCCGGGTCAGGACGATCTGCCGGGCGGGCGTGAGGGGGCGAAGGCCGGCCAGAAGCTGCCGCTCGTCCCCGCCGAGCTCGAAGAGCTCCCTGGCGTCGTCCTGCCCGCAGATCAGAAGGTCCACCCCGGCAAAGAGGTCGCGCAGCGCGCCAGCAGCCTCCTGGGGCGGCCACAGCCGGCTCCGGTAGTTCACGTCGAAGCTGACCAGGACGCCCGCCTGCTTGGCCCTCGTTACCGCCTCGCCGACGAGCGCGCGGCAGGCGCCGCCGAGCGCGGGCGTGATCCCGGTCAGGTGGAGGACTCGAGCGTCCAGGAGATAGCTCCAGTCGACGTCCTCGCGCGTCACCTCGGTCATGGCCGAGTGGGCGCGGTCGTAAACGACCTGAACCGGGCGCGGGGCCGCGGCGAATTCGGCGTAGTAGGTGCCGACGCGGCCGCCCGGCGCCAGGACGACCGCGGAAAGGTCGATGCGGGCCGCGCGCAGGCGGCGCAGGACCATCTCTCCGAGCGGGTTGTCGGGCAGCCGGCTGAGCCAGCCGCAACGCCGCCCC from Deinococcota bacterium harbors:
- a CDS encoding sugar kinase, yielding MLRLSVPAGERLADAHSFAVHPGGAESNVCAALASLGRRCGWLSRLPDNPLGEMVLRRLRAARIDLSAVVLAPGGRVGTYYAEFAAAPRPVQVVYDRAHSAMTEVTREDVDWSYLLDARVLHLTGITPALGGACRALVGEAVTRAKQAGVLVSFDVNYRSRLWPPQEAAGALRDLFAGVDLLICGQDDARELFELGGDERQLLAGLRPLTPARQIVLTRGESGACALDGDRFLSVPALTAQTIDRFGAGDAFAAGVIDGWLDGSLAEGLRRGTALAALALSQAGDMVVTGREEMNALLMAGGRGILR